From a single Budorcas taxicolor isolate Tak-1 chromosome X, Takin1.1, whole genome shotgun sequence genomic region:
- the LOC128069359 gene encoding melanoma-associated antigen 10-like, which produces MSELSRPEEDLQEPGEAQGPVEVQLLAAEVGEAPSDLASYPPASCSTPVEPLPREILNEMMANLMKFLLLKYRAKKLTSLAEMLNNVFRDNQEHFPVVFSQALEYLQLAFGVEVKEVDPTEHIYVMVPTLGLTCDEMLSDGQGLPKAGLLVLVLSVIMCSGDPAPEEAVWGALSMMGVYVGSEHCVFGEPRELLTQVWVWERYLEYQQVPDSDPARYEFLWGPRAYAETSKEQVMAFVLRVRQRALRAFPLLSAEAAREEE; this is translated from the coding sequence ATGAGTGAGCTCAGCAGACCCGAGGAAGACCTTCAGGAGCCAGGAGAGGCCCAGGGCCCTGTAGAGGTGCAGCTCTTGGCGGCTGAGGTGGGGGAGGCCCCATCTGACTTGGCCTCCTACCCCCCAGCATCCTGCTCCACTCCTGTGGAGCCCTTGCCCCGagaaattctgaacgagatgatGGCTAACCTTATGAAGTTCCTGCTCCTCAAGTATCGAGCCAAGAAGCTGACCTCCCTGGCAGAAATGCTGAATAATGTCTTCAGGGATAACCAGGAGCACTTCCCGGTGGTCTTCAGTCAAGCCTTAGAGTACCTGCAGCTGGCCTTTGGTGTGGAGGTGAAGGAGGTGGATCCCACAGAGCACATCTACGTCATggtccccaccctgggcctcacCTGTGATGAGATGCTGAGCGATGGGCAGGGCCTGCCCAAGGCCGGCCTCCTGGTGCTGGTCCTCAGCGTGATCATGTGTAGTGGAGACCCGGCCCCTGAGGAGGCAGTCTGGGGAGCACTCAGCATGATGGGGGTGTATGTTGGGAGCGAGCACTGTGTCTTTGGGGAGCCCAGGGAGCTGCTGACCCAAGTGTGGGTGTGGGAGAGGTACCTGGAGtaccagcaggtgcctgacagtgACCCTGCTCGCTACGAGTTCCTGTGGGGTCCCCGGGCCTATGCGGAGACCAGCAAAGAGCAAGTCATGGCGTTTGTGCTCAGGGTCAGACAAAGGGCTTTGAGGGCCTTCCCACTCCTGTCTGCAGAGGCTGCGAGGGAGGAGGAATAG